A window of Cryptomeria japonica chromosome 3, Sugi_1.0, whole genome shotgun sequence contains these coding sequences:
- the LOC131038600 gene encoding protein kinase G11A translates to MEGLFNCESQSESGSQFVKGSSCEDLELVKRLGQGHMSTVFLAVHRGTNKAFAVKVMNKELLQQRKAYKLAATEKEILSCLDHPFLPSLLTHFESDTHTFLAMEYCSGGDINVLRHRQPSKTFSESTIRFYAAEVVVALEYLHEKGILYRDLKPENILVQDSGHIMLTDFDQSLRLISDHGEYSEWKSRSFVGTEEYIAPEVLWGKFHSYPVDWWSFGVFLYEMSHGRTPFRGFSRKDTFVNILSKDPFFSSSSPLDDLIQKLLAKEPTERLSRKQIKSHPFFRGMRWEQLQFVSRPPFVPPFSPEPALSFHRENEEEEEEEEEADMDIKSDGYSSVECEIKEDNTSKFIFGEF, encoded by the exons ATGGAGGGGTTGTTCAATTGCGAATCTCAATCTGAATCTGGGTCTCAATTTGTTAAGGGTTCCAGCTGTGAAGATCTGGAGCTGGTCAAGCGCCTAGGCCAGGGCCACATGAGCACGGTTTTCTTGGCTGTCCATCGTGGCACCAATAAAGCTTTTGCGGTCAAAGTGATGAACAAGGAACTTCTTCAacagagaaaagcctacaaattgGCAGCTACTGAGAAGGAGATTCTGTCTTGTTTGGATCATCCATTTCTGCCGTCTCTGCTTACTCACTTTGAGTCGGACACTCATACATTTCTGGCCATGGAGTATTGTTCTGGTGGAGATATTAACGTGTTGAGGCATAGGCAACCCAGTAAAACCTTTTCAGAGTCTACCATAAG GTTTTACGCGGCAGAGGTGGTTGTAGCGTTGGAGTATTTGCACGAGAAAGGAATATTATACCGAGATCTGAAGCCGGAGAACATATTGGTTCAAGACAGCGGGCACATAATGCTCACTGATTTTGATCAGTCCCTGCGTCTCATATCTGATCATGGCGAATATAGTGAATGGAAGTCTCGTTCGTTTGTGGGTACAGAAGAGTACATCGCACCGGAGGTCCTGTGGGGAAAATTCCACTCCTACCCTGTCGACTGGTGGTCTTTCGGCGTCTTTCTGTACGAAATGAGTCACGGGAGGACGCCTTTTAGGGGGTTTAGTCGAAAGGACACCTTTGTCAATATTTTGAGCAAGGACCCCTTTTTCTCATCGTCATCTCCTCTCGACGATCTCATTCAGAAGCTCCTTGCGAAAGAGCCGACAGAGAGGTTAAGCAGAAAGCAAATAAAAAGCCACCCGTTCTTTCGGGGCATGAGATGGGAGCAACTGCAGTTTGTTTCGAGGCCTCCTTTTGTGCCACCGTTCTCCCCTGAACCTGCACTCAGTTTTCACAGagagaatgaagaagaagaagaagaagaagaagaagcagacaTGGACATTAAATCCGATGGCTACAGCTCTGTGGAATGTGAGATTAAAGAAGACAACACGAGCAAATTTATATTTGGGGAGTTTTGA